From Polynucleobacter ibericus:
AGATCGAGGCTATGCCGACCATGGCTGGCTGAAAAGCTTCCACTCCTTTTCTTTCGCAGGCTACCATGACCCCGACTTCATGGGCTGGGGGAACCTCCGCGTTATTAATGAGGATCGTGTAGCCGCAGGAATGGGGTTTGGCAAACATAGCCATCGCAATATGGAGATCATTAGCTACGTTCTGTCAGGAGAATTGGCGCACGAAGATAGTATGGGAAATATCAAAGGCATTCCACCGGGCGATGTTCAGCGCATGAGTGCAGGTAGCGGAGTAAGCCATAGCGAGTTCAATCACGCCAAAGATCAAACAACCCATTTTTTACAAATTTGGATTGAGCCTAATGTCTTAGAGATTGAACCAAGTTACGAACAGCAAGCAATCCCGACAATTGAAAAAGAGGGAAAGCTGCGTCTTATTGCCTCTCCTTCTGGAGAAAATGGCTCAGTCAAAATACATGCTGATGCGAAGATATATGCGGGACTTTTTAATGGCGCTCAATCAGCCAAATTAGAACTAAATCCTAAACGCAAAAGCTATGTGCACCTCATTCGTGGAGCACTGGTGATTAATGGCCAACAACTGTCTGGCGGAGATGCTCTTTTCATTGAGAATGAATCCTCTCTTGAAATTAGTGCCGGGGTAGATGCAGAAGTGTTGATTTTTGACTTGAGTCATTAAATTTTTCATTAGTTCAGCATACGATCAGTTATCACCATTAAACCTCAAGATCATGATTGAAACCTCTGGAAAAAAACTGGCTGGCTCGATTATTCGGCTGCATCCCAATGACAACATCGTGGTTGCTCGGGTAGATATTGGTATTGGCACTAAAGTACCTAGCGAAAATTTTACAAGTCGCAGTCAGGTACCCGCAGGTTATAAGATTGCCGCCAAGGATATTCTCAAGGGCGAGCCTATTCTGAAGTACAACGTGACCGTAGGCTTTGCTAACACCGATATTGAAGCTGGCACCATGGTGCATAGTCACAACACTGAGTTTCGTGAGTTTGATCGTGACTATGCTTATGCAAGCGAATATAAGCCAACTGATCTTCTACCTGAATCAGAGCGGGCAAGCTTTCAAGGATATGTCAGGGCGAATGGAAAAGTGGGGACACGGAATTTCATTGGCATACTTTCCACCGTTAACTGTTCAGCAACGGTAGTAAATAAAATTGCCGACTGGTTCACACCAGAGCGCCTCAAAGACTTCCCCAATGTCGATGGTGTCGTGGCGTTTAGTCACGACATTGGCTGCGGTATGGAAATGAGTGGTGAGCCCATGGAGTTGCTGCGTCGGACGATGGCTGGCTATGCGCGTCACCCCAACCTAGCAGCCGCTCTGATTGTTGGGCTTGGCTGTGAACGCAATCAACTGAAAGGGTTGATGGAGCAAGAGGATCTCGTCGCAGGTAGCAATCTGCATACCTTCATCATGCAAGAAACCGGTGGGACACGCAAAACCATTGAAGCAGGGATTGA
This genomic window contains:
- a CDS encoding pirin family protein yields the protein MIILRKSQDRGYADHGWLKSFHSFSFAGYHDPDFMGWGNLRVINEDRVAAGMGFGKHSHRNMEIISYVLSGELAHEDSMGNIKGIPPGDVQRMSAGSGVSHSEFNHAKDQTTHFLQIWIEPNVLEIEPSYEQQAIPTIEKEGKLRLIASPSGENGSVKIHADAKIYAGLFNGAQSAKLELNPKRKSYVHLIRGALVINGQQLSGGDALFIENESSLEISAGVDAEVLIFDLSH